Genomic segment of Deinococcus budaensis:
CCTGCCGTCCTGGTGTGCCGTCCTCGGCCCGACGTCATGCTAGGGCGGGTGTGTAAAACTTGTGCAAAGCCGCACATGCTGTTGCCCTGAGCCTTCGGTCGTCCCGGGACCCCCGGTAGCCCGGGAAGACCAGGCTGACTTGGGGGTACTCATGGTGCAGGGACGCTGCCAGGGCCACGGGACAGGTCATTTGGAATGAAGAGCACGCGCGGTGGCCCAGGGCGACACGGTAAACGCCCGGCTGCACCTTTCTCCCGGGGAGCGTCGAGGCGAACTTGGAAGCCGCCCTGGGGAGGCGGGGGGTCATCTCCACGGACGTGCGCGTGGAGGTGGTGGAGCAGCTTTTTGCGGACCGCGCTGGGCGAGACGCCCCTGAGCCGAGTGCAACCCGCTGAGCCGGAATTCGGAGGAGCGGGCCTCCGTCCTCCGGCTTTACCGAAATTAAACAGACCTTCCCTATGGTGAGGTCCGTGAAACGTTTGGGAATGTGCTTGAACTGGGAGGTCGCCCAGGGCCTCGCCATCGCCGTGACGTTGTGCTGGACGGTGTTCTCCGTTACGTCAGGGGCGGCGCTGCCCTTCTTGCTGGCCGCCGCGTGCCCACTCTCGATGCTGTGGATCAGACACGCCGCGCCGCCCCTGGCCCCTGCGTCTGCTCCGGGGCTGGCCGGGAGCGCGTGACATGACGACGAGCGCTCGGCATCGGCGCCGCGCGGCATTGCCCCTGGCCCTGCTGGCCGCGGCCGCGCTGGGCGGCGCGCTGTGGTGGCAGACGCAGGGCACTCCGGCTCAGGCCGCGGGGCGGCTGAGCGGCGACTTCCACGCCCTGCGGGTCCTCCCAGATGGCCGCCTGTTGTACGGGGAGCACGCGGGCGTTTCGGTCAGCGAGGACGGCGGAAGGACCTGGGGCGCTGCCGAGGGTGCCGGAGACGCCATGTCGCTTGTCCCTGCGATGCCCGGCACTCTGGTGATGGCCGGGCACGACGTGCTGAAGGTCAGCCGGGACGGCGGGCAGACCTGGCAGGAGACCGGATTCGGGAATCTGCCGGGCACGGACATCCACGGGTTCGTGACCCTGCCGAGTCGGCCGAGCGTGTGGTACGCGAATATCGCCGGGCAGGGCCTCTACCGCGCCGAGAACGGGCAGGACTGGCGCTTCGTTTCCCCGGCCACGGCGGGCGCGATGGCGCTCGCGGCAGGCCCGGGGGAGATCCCACGGCTCTATGCCCTCAGCATGGGGGAGGGGCTGATCGTTTCGGATGACGGCACGACCTGGCGACGTGCCGGAGCCGCGCCTCGGGCCGCCGGTTCCGGCCTCGACGTTCATCCCGTGAGCGGGAACGTCTATCTCGCTGGTCCCGCCGGTATGGCGCGTTCGGAGGACCGGGGCGCGAGCTGGACGAACCTGGGGCTGCCCGAAGGCGCGCTGCTGGTCACCGCCGACCCCAGGGACGAGACGAGGCTGTATGCCGCCGGTGAAAGCGGCGCGGTGTACCGCTCGGCGGACGGGGGGAAGACTTGGAGCCAGTGACGCCGCGCTGGCGGCTCGCCGCGGCAGGCACCCTCGTCGCCGCGCTCCTCCTCGCGTGGCCAGCCGCCTCCCCGGTCCTGCGGGAGGTGGCCCTCGACCTGTACCGGCTGAGCGGCACCCTGAATGCCGCCCTGGCAGGCCCCGTCACGGCCCTGCGAGCCCGGACGGGCGCCTCGCTGCTCACGCCGTTCTTGCTGGGCCTGCTGGCCGCCACCGCCCCCTGCCAGCTTTCGACAGGTGCGGCGACCCTCGCGTACGTCGCGCGGGACGGGCACGCCAGGGGGGTGTGGCCGCGCAGCCTGGCCTTCGTGGGGGCGCGCGTGCTGGTGTACCTTGCGCTGGGCGCTGTAGCCGTGTACGCCTTTGGCGGCAGCGTGACCGCCTCCGGCGACTTCTTCATGGGTGTTCGGCGGGTACTGGGCCCGCTGATGTTCCTCGTGGGCCTGGTGATGGTGGGCGTGGTTCGCCTCCGCTTCACCCTCGGAACGCGCCTCGCGGGGCGGCTAGAGGAACGCGCCCGCGTGGGACGCGGCACGCTGGGTGCGTTCCTCCTGGGTCTGGCCTTGAGCCTCGCGTTCTGCCCGACGCTCTTCCTGCTCTACTTCGGTCTCACCCTCCCGCTGATGCTCACTGC
This window contains:
- a CDS encoding sulfite exporter TauE/SafE family protein gives rise to the protein MTPRWRLAAAGTLVAALLLAWPAASPVLREVALDLYRLSGTLNAALAGPVTALRARTGASLLTPFLLGLLAATAPCQLSTGAATLAYVARDGHARGVWPRSLAFVGARVLVYLALGAVAVYAFGGSVTASGDFFMGVRRVLGPLMFLVGLVMVGVVRLRFTLGTRLAGRLEERARVGRGTLGAFLLGLALSLAFCPTLFLLYFGLTLPLMLTAPLGALYPVAFVLGMTLPLLVLVAFLPGASASEQQTYVGGLGRVHQLATPLAGAVFVLAGLYDTFVSWLL
- a CDS encoding WD40/YVTN/BNR-like repeat-containing protein — encoded protein: MTTSARHRRRAALPLALLAAAALGGALWWQTQGTPAQAAGRLSGDFHALRVLPDGRLLYGEHAGVSVSEDGGRTWGAAEGAGDAMSLVPAMPGTLVMAGHDVLKVSRDGGQTWQETGFGNLPGTDIHGFVTLPSRPSVWYANIAGQGLYRAENGQDWRFVSPATAGAMALAAGPGEIPRLYALSMGEGLIVSDDGTTWRRAGAAPRAAGSGLDVHPVSGNVYLAGPAGMARSEDRGASWTNLGLPEGALLVTADPRDETRLYAAGESGAVYRSADGGKTWSQ